A stretch of the Deltaproteobacteria bacterium genome encodes the following:
- a CDS encoding class I SAM-dependent methyltransferase, producing the protein MTDELFERGHAMDVPMRRGRLLATAYAHIYQPTADLRLVRHCLTRVRGAHLALGCGTGRELEPALEARRAAIGIDYWEDMLDVARRRFLARHADLLSLQCADFTSVELPRQVGLITCLSNTWPMILERKHRRAMWQRCCSSLATGGLMMVVVVNQYPPGVLERHMEIDTDSGKLDFHIRWEEDRAMSLRTYHLDLSRQQESEVHTIPTAIIAHTEMIIDAQNAGFLVDAIFGDYDESPLSDSSPWQVIICTKDA; encoded by the coding sequence ATGACTGACGAACTCTTCGAAAGGGGTCATGCCATGGATGTTCCAATGCGCCGAGGGCGCCTGCTCGCAACGGCATATGCACATATTTACCAACCCACAGCGGATTTGCGTCTTGTGCGGCACTGCTTGACACGAGTTCGAGGCGCACATCTCGCACTCGGTTGTGGAACTGGTCGAGAGCTGGAACCGGCTCTCGAGGCGCGGCGAGCGGCAATCGGCATTGATTATTGGGAGGACATGCTGGACGTGGCACGGAGAAGATTCCTCGCACGTCATGCTGATCTCTTATCTCTGCAGTGCGCTGATTTTACTTCAGTCGAACTGCCACGACAGGTTGGATTGATCACGTGCCTATCCAATACATGGCCCATGATCCTGGAACGCAAGCATCGTAGGGCGATGTGGCAGCGCTGCTGCAGCAGTCTTGCGACCGGTGGACTAATGATGGTCGTTGTCGTGAACCAATATCCACCTGGAGTTCTGGAACGGCACATGGAGATCGATACCGATAGTGGAAAACTCGACTTCCATATCCGGTGGGAAGAAGATCGTGCCATGTCCCTGAGAACATACCATTTGGACTTATCCAGGCAGCAGGAGTCAGAAGTGCACACTATACCGACCGCCATTATCGCCCATACAGAAATGATCATTGATGCACAAAATGCGGGATTCCTGGTGGATGCCATCTTTGGGGATTACGATGAATCACCACTATCTGACTCCTCCCCATGGCAAGTGATCATATGCACAAAGGATGCATGA
- a CDS encoding HAMP domain-containing histidine kinase produces the protein MARIAAQVAHDIRSPLTALRVVAGHLAEVGEEKRVMIRNAVQRIDDIANDLAGKQTAVATGGQDAAETERCSVQLLSSLVEPLISEKRIQLRARLGVEIQCTLDTTAYGLFAQLQPVEFKRLLSNLINNSVEALNGAGTVTVTLEHVDGVPQIVVADTGQGIPPEILPRLMQRGATFGKAGGSGLGLFHARTTVEHWGGTLALASTVGHGTTVTVTLPPADAPAWFVPRVEVRPHSHIVVVDDDASIHHLWDERLAPLALDEHSIQVQHFSSGTEAQAWRQVQAAETLLLLCDYELLGEPSNGLDLIQTLGVAHRAILVTSHYEEPAIQARCAALGVRLIPKGLAGLVPIAVAAPPAAAAVAAAAAPPPSNGAASSAEGGSANGGGAHVLVIDDDTGIQFAWAAEQRRLGIGRLAIYPSMDACAAAAPDYAQFDFAFVDKNIPSDTWPIAQVITHLKAAGVKRVILATGENRIHTPDDPIWTLADGVEPMKVPEVLPG, from the coding sequence GTGGCGCGAATAGCCGCCCAAGTCGCGCACGATATCCGGTCGCCGTTGACGGCGTTGCGGGTGGTGGCGGGGCATTTGGCGGAGGTGGGGGAAGAGAAACGGGTGATGATTCGGAATGCGGTGCAGCGGATTGACGATATTGCGAACGACTTGGCGGGGAAACAGACGGCGGTGGCAACGGGGGGACAGGACGCGGCGGAGACGGAACGGTGCTCCGTGCAGTTGCTCTCCAGCTTGGTCGAACCGTTGATCTCGGAGAAGCGGATTCAATTGCGCGCGCGGTTGGGAGTCGAGATTCAATGCACGTTGGACACCACGGCGTATGGATTGTTCGCGCAGCTGCAGCCGGTCGAATTCAAGCGGCTGCTGTCGAACCTGATCAACAACTCCGTCGAGGCGCTGAATGGTGCGGGCACCGTGACGGTCACGCTCGAGCACGTGGATGGTGTCCCGCAGATCGTCGTCGCGGACACGGGCCAAGGGATTCCGCCGGAGATCCTGCCGCGCCTGATGCAGCGCGGGGCCACGTTCGGCAAGGCCGGCGGCTCGGGGCTGGGACTGTTTCATGCGCGAACGACCGTCGAGCACTGGGGCGGGACGCTGGCGCTGGCTTCCACCGTGGGCCACGGCACGACGGTCACCGTGACACTGCCGCCCGCTGATGCACCGGCGTGGTTTGTTCCCCGCGTTGAGGTGCGGCCGCACAGCCACATTGTCGTCGTGGATGACGACGCGTCGATTCATCACCTCTGGGACGAACGCCTCGCGCCGCTGGCGTTGGACGAGCACTCCATCCAAGTACAGCACTTCTCTTCCGGTACGGAGGCGCAGGCGTGGCGTCAGGTGCAGGCCGCAGAAACGCTGCTGCTGCTCTGCGACTACGAACTGCTCGGCGAACCGAGCAACGGCCTGGACCTGATCCAGACCCTCGGCGTCGCACACCGGGCGATCTTAGTGACAAGTCATTATGAAGAACCGGCGATCCAAGCGCGGTGCGCCGCACTCGGCGTCCGCTTGATCCCCAAGGGCTTGGCCGGGCTGGTGCCGATCGCGGTGGCCGCGCCTCCGGCGGCGGCAGCAGTGGCCGCCGCGGCCGCCCCGCCACCGAGCAACGGTGCCGCATCCTCCGCCGAAGGCGGTTCTGCCAACGGCGGAGGCGCGCACGTCCTCGTCATCGACGATGACACCGGCATCCAGTTCGCGTGGGCGGCGGAGCAGCGGCGGCTGGGGATCGGACGGTTGGCGATCTATCCGTCGATGGACGCCTGTGCGGCCGCCGCGCCGGACTATGCGCAATTCGATTTCGCGTTCGTGGATAAAAACATCCCCAGCGACACCTGGCCGATCGCGCAAGTCATCACGCACTTGAAGGCCGCTGGCGTCAAGCGGGTGATCCTCGCGACCGGCGAAAATCGAATCCACACGCCCGACGATCCGATCTGGACGCTGGCCGATGGTGTGGAACCGATGAAAGTGCCGGAGGTGTTACCGGGGTGA
- a CDS encoding tetratricopeptide repeat protein, whose translation MELAQWNATATVDWRRAQRLYYLGEIHRALGRTAPARACLETALGVAKELQDVRFLATIYNGLGNLWMGTVDYAAARDAYERGVPYCYRLDDVPRLVGMSVNLARVYLLEGAAAAAASLLRSLQIQVERASGAEGIQAQRYAVYQLLGECQRRQGEWDAAASTLEQVWAWVTAEPAGAPYRFSIAATRAEVALDQGHYPVARHWLDRARPYGRSPEEQQLVAALEAQLLSSAPPTPASPR comes from the coding sequence GTGGAACTGGCCCAGTGGAATGCCACAGCGACGGTGGATTGGCGGCGGGCGCAGCGCCTCTACTACTTGGGTGAAATTCATCGGGCGCTGGGCCGGACCGCACCCGCGCGGGCGTGTCTGGAAACGGCGTTGGGGGTCGCCAAGGAACTGCAAGACGTGCGCTTCCTCGCCACGATCTACAATGGGCTCGGTAATCTCTGGATGGGTACGGTGGATTATGCGGCGGCGCGGGACGCGTACGAGCGCGGCGTCCCGTATTGTTATCGGTTGGATGACGTGCCCCGCCTTGTGGGGATGTCCGTGAATCTGGCGCGCGTTTACTTGTTGGAGGGCGCCGCGGCGGCAGCGGCCAGTCTGTTGCGGAGCTTGCAAATTCAGGTGGAACGCGCCTCTGGGGCGGAGGGAATCCAGGCCCAACGCTATGCGGTGTATCAGTTGCTCGGCGAGTGCCAGCGACGCCAGGGCGAATGGGACGCGGCGGCGAGCACCCTCGAACAGGTCTGGGCCTGGGTCACCGCAGAACCCGCCGGCGCCCCCTATCGGTTCAGCATCGCCGCCACCCGTGCCGAAGTCGCGCTGGACCAGGGGCACTACCCGGTTGCCCGCCACTGGTTGGACCGCGCGCGCCCCTACGGCCGGAGCCCCGAAGAACAACAACTCGTTGCGGCACTCGAAGCCCAACTGCTCTCATCCGCGCCCCCCACTCCCGCGTCACCCCGGTAA